A window from Pseudomonas kribbensis encodes these proteins:
- a CDS encoding DUF2970 domain-containing protein: MDDPVDNKPPTFWQMLHSVMAAAFGVQSGKNRARDFTHGKPSHFIFLGIAFTAVFALTLFGIVQLVVHLAGA; encoded by the coding sequence ATGGACGATCCAGTCGACAACAAGCCACCGACCTTCTGGCAGATGCTGCACAGCGTCATGGCGGCGGCGTTCGGCGTGCAAAGCGGCAAAAACCGGGCAAGGGACTTCACCCATGGCAAGCCCAGCCATTTCATCTTCCTGGGCATTGCGTTCACGGCGGTGTTCGCCCTGACGCTGTTTGGCATCGTGCAACTGGTGGTGCATCTGGCGGGCGCCTGA
- a CDS encoding nitrite/sulfite reductase, with translation MYVYDEYDQRIIEDRVKQFRDQTRRYLAGELSEEEFRPLRLQNGLYIQRFAPMLRVAVPYGQLTSRQMRMMAKIARDYDKGYAHISTRQNVQFNWPAVEDIPDILAELATVQMHAIQTSGNCLRNVTTDQFAGVAFDELIDPRPWCEIVRQWTTFHPEFAYLPRKFKIAVNGSTSDRAAIEVHDIGLEPVHNAAGELGFRVLVGGGLGRTPVVGAFINEFLPWQDLLSYLDAILRVYNRYGRRDNKYKARIKILVKALTPEVFAQKVDAEMEHLRGGQTTLTEAEVHRVAKHFVDPDYKALENQTAELAALDKEHPGFARWRTRNTLAHKKPGYVAVTLSLKPTGVAPGDITDKQLDAVADLADRYSYGQLRTSHEQNIILADVEQSQLFTLWGELREGGFATPNIGLLTDIICCPGGDFCSLANAKSIPIAESIQRRFDDLDYLFDIGELDLNISGCMNACGHHHVGHIGILGVDKKGEEFYQVSLGGSASRDASLGKILGPSFAQDDMPDVISKLIDVYVEQRTEDERFIDTYQRIGIDLFKERVYAANH, from the coding sequence ATGTACGTATACGACGAGTACGATCAGCGGATCATCGAGGACCGCGTCAAGCAGTTCCGTGATCAGACCCGACGCTATCTGGCAGGTGAGCTGAGCGAAGAAGAATTCCGCCCCCTGCGCCTGCAAAATGGCCTGTACATCCAGCGCTTCGCGCCGATGTTGCGGGTGGCGGTGCCTTACGGCCAGCTGACCTCGCGTCAGATGCGCATGATGGCCAAGATTGCCCGCGACTACGACAAGGGCTACGCCCACATCAGTACTCGCCAGAACGTGCAGTTCAACTGGCCGGCGGTCGAAGACATCCCGGACATCCTCGCCGAGCTGGCCACCGTGCAGATGCACGCGATCCAGACCAGCGGCAACTGCCTGCGCAACGTCACCACCGACCAGTTCGCCGGTGTCGCGTTCGATGAGCTAATTGACCCGCGTCCTTGGTGCGAAATCGTCCGTCAGTGGACGACCTTCCACCCGGAATTCGCTTACTTGCCGCGTAAATTCAAGATTGCCGTCAACGGTTCGACCTCCGACCGTGCGGCCATCGAAGTCCACGACATCGGTCTCGAGCCGGTGCACAACGCCGCTGGCGAACTCGGTTTCCGCGTACTGGTCGGTGGCGGCCTGGGCCGTACTCCGGTGGTTGGCGCGTTCATCAACGAGTTCCTGCCGTGGCAGGACCTGTTGAGCTACCTCGACGCGATCCTGCGGGTCTACAACCGCTACGGCCGTCGTGACAACAAATACAAGGCGCGGATCAAGATCCTCGTCAAGGCGCTGACTCCAGAAGTCTTCGCCCAGAAAGTCGATGCCGAGATGGAACACCTGCGCGGCGGCCAGACCACGTTGACCGAAGCCGAAGTGCATCGCGTCGCCAAACACTTCGTCGACCCGGACTACAAGGCGCTGGAAAACCAGACCGCCGAACTGGCCGCCCTCGACAAGGAACACCCGGGCTTCGCCCGCTGGCGCACCCGCAACACCCTGGCGCACAAGAAGCCGGGCTATGTGGCCGTGACCCTGTCTCTGAAGCCGACCGGTGTTGCACCGGGTGACATCACCGATAAGCAGCTCGACGCCGTCGCCGACCTGGCGGACCGTTACAGCTACGGTCAACTGCGCACCTCCCACGAGCAGAACATCATTCTCGCCGACGTCGAGCAGAGCCAGTTGTTCACCCTGTGGGGCGAGTTGCGTGAAGGCGGTTTCGCCACGCCGAACATCGGCCTGCTGACCGACATCATCTGCTGCCCTGGCGGTGATTTCTGCTCTCTGGCCAACGCCAAGTCGATCCCGATCGCCGAATCGATCCAGCGCCGCTTCGACGACCTGGACTACCTGTTCGACATCGGTGAACTGGACCTGAACATCTCCGGCTGCATGAACGCCTGCGGTCACCACCACGTCGGCCACATCGGTATCCTCGGGGTGGACAAGAAAGGTGAAGAGTTCTACCAGGTCTCCCTCGGTGGCAGCGCCAGCCGTGATGCCAGCCTGGGCAAGATCCTCGGCCCGTCGTTCGCTCAGGACGACATGCCGGATGTGATCTCCAAGCTGATCGACGTGTACGTGGAACAGCGCACCGAAGACGAGCGCTTCATCGACACCTACCAGCGTATTGGCATCGACCTCTTCAAGGAACGCGTCTATGCAGCGAATCATTAA
- the sohB gene encoding protease SohB → MEFLTEYASFLAKTVTLVIAILVVLASFAALRSKGRRKAAGQLQVSKLNDFYKGLRERLEQSLLDKDQLKALRKGEAKSEKKQKKHPESKPRVFVLDFDGDIKASATESLRHEITALLTLATPKDEVVLRLESGGGMVHSYGLASSQLARIREAGVPLTVCIDKVAASGGYMMACIGEKIISAPFAILGSIGVVAQLPNVNRLLKKHDIDFEVLTAGEYKRTLTVFGENTEKGREKFQEDLDITHQLFKNFVARYRPQLAIDEVATGEVWLGLAALEKQLVDELKTSDEYLADRAKKSEVYHLHYAERKSLQERIGMAASGSVDRLLLNWWSRLTQQRFW, encoded by the coding sequence GTGGAGTTTTTGACCGAATACGCCAGCTTCCTGGCCAAAACCGTCACACTGGTCATCGCCATTCTGGTGGTGCTGGCCAGTTTCGCTGCGTTGCGCAGCAAGGGCCGGCGCAAAGCCGCGGGCCAGCTGCAGGTCAGCAAGCTCAACGATTTCTATAAAGGCTTGCGTGAACGCCTGGAGCAAAGCCTGCTCGACAAGGATCAGCTCAAGGCCCTGCGCAAGGGCGAGGCCAAATCCGAGAAAAAACAGAAGAAACATCCCGAAAGCAAACCCCGGGTGTTCGTGCTGGATTTCGATGGCGACATCAAGGCCTCCGCTACCGAGAGCCTGCGCCATGAAATCACTGCCTTGCTGACCCTGGCCACACCGAAGGACGAAGTCGTCCTGCGTCTCGAAAGCGGTGGCGGCATGGTGCATAGCTACGGACTGGCGTCGTCGCAACTGGCGCGTATCCGTGAAGCCGGCGTGCCATTGACCGTGTGCATCGACAAGGTGGCAGCCAGCGGCGGCTACATGATGGCGTGCATCGGCGAGAAGATCATCAGCGCGCCGTTCGCGATTCTCGGCTCCATCGGCGTAGTCGCGCAGTTGCCCAACGTCAATCGCCTGCTGAAAAAGCATGACATCGACTTCGAAGTGCTGACCGCCGGCGAATACAAACGCACCCTGACCGTGTTCGGCGAAAATACCGAGAAGGGCCGGGAGAAATTTCAGGAAGACCTGGACATCACTCATCAGCTGTTCAAGAACTTCGTCGCCCGTTATCGCCCGCAACTGGCGATCGACGAAGTCGCCACCGGTGAAGTCTGGCTTGGCCTTGCGGCGCTGGAAAAACAGCTGGTGGACGAACTCAAGACCAGCGACGAATACCTGGCGGACCGTGCGAAAAAATCCGAGGTCTATCACCTGCACTACGCCGAGCGCAAAAGCCTGCAGGAACGCATCGGCATGGCGGCCAGCGGTTCGGTGGACCGTCTGTTGCTGAACTGGTGGAGCCGCCTCACACAGCAACGTTTCTGGTAA
- a CDS encoding ABC transporter substrate-binding protein: MFKFLHISLLVLGLAFGAGARAESVLFLNPGATDEAFWVSYSQFMQAAARDLGVDLRILYSQRQPEMTLAQARVALQGPDRPDYLMFANEQYIAPQILRMANQSGVKLFIVNAALTPNQQALVGDRADRIGSLVPNDEEGGYLLMKELIRLHPPVAPGASIELLAFSGLKITPSSQLREQGMQRALAEHPEVRLRQLVYGGWTQQRAYEQARQLLVRYPKVSLVWAANDEMAFGAMRAVSEIGKVPGKDVLFSAVNTSPAALQAMIDGRLSALLGGHFTLGGWALVEVHDYAQGVDLNQYGGRDRQIPLLQLIDKDHARRMLAMGTSPDYGVHFHKMSAKGRPASYRYPFNLQTLMH; the protein is encoded by the coding sequence ATGTTCAAGTTTCTCCACATCAGTCTGCTTGTGCTGGGCCTGGCCTTTGGAGCCGGCGCGCGGGCAGAGTCTGTGTTGTTTCTGAATCCGGGCGCCACTGACGAAGCGTTCTGGGTCAGCTACTCGCAATTCATGCAGGCTGCCGCGCGAGACCTGGGCGTCGATCTGCGCATCCTCTATTCCCAGCGCCAGCCCGAAATGACCCTGGCCCAGGCCCGGGTAGCCCTGCAGGGCCCTGATCGCCCCGACTATCTGATGTTCGCCAACGAGCAATACATCGCGCCGCAGATCCTGCGCATGGCCAATCAGAGCGGGGTGAAGCTGTTTATCGTCAATGCCGCGCTGACCCCCAATCAGCAAGCGCTGGTCGGGGACCGGGCCGATCGGATCGGCAGCCTCGTGCCCAATGACGAGGAGGGCGGTTACCTGTTGATGAAGGAATTGATCCGCCTGCATCCACCAGTGGCCCCCGGCGCCAGCATTGAACTGCTGGCGTTCTCCGGCCTGAAGATCACGCCGTCGTCGCAGTTGCGCGAGCAAGGCATGCAAAGGGCGCTGGCCGAACATCCTGAAGTCCGTTTGCGGCAACTGGTCTACGGCGGCTGGACACAGCAGCGTGCCTACGAGCAGGCCCGGCAGTTGCTGGTTCGTTACCCCAAGGTGTCATTGGTATGGGCGGCCAACGACGAAATGGCCTTCGGCGCTATGCGAGCGGTTTCCGAGATCGGGAAAGTGCCGGGCAAAGACGTGCTGTTCAGCGCGGTCAATACCTCGCCTGCGGCGCTGCAGGCCATGATCGACGGACGCTTGAGTGCATTGCTCGGTGGTCATTTCACCCTGGGGGGCTGGGCGCTGGTGGAAGTGCACGATTATGCGCAGGGCGTCGACCTGAACCAGTACGGTGGCCGCGACCGGCAGATTCCCTTGCTGCAACTGATCGACAAGGATCATGCCCGCCGAATGCTGGCCATGGGCACGTCGCCGGATTACGGCGTGCACTTTCACAAGATGTCGGCGAAGGGCCGCCCGGCTTCGTACCGCTATCCGTTCAACCTGCAGACCCTGATGCACTGA
- a CDS encoding fatty acid cis/trans isomerase has product MSYRVVSMVLLFLSFGAAAQSPAISPSISYTRDIQPIFTEKCVACHACYDSACQLNLGSGEGAARGASKMPVYDGERTQAAPTTRLFYDAFGKRAWQQKDFYSVLDSQGSQAALMARMLELGHKTPLTPNAKLPEDIVLGLQRENMCAMPAEFDGYAGAHPKEGMPLAVTGLTDQQYQTLQRWLASGAPIDEQGLAPSAKEALQIVQWENLLNQPGARESLVGRWLFEHWFLAHIYFKDGEPGHFFQWVRSRTPTGQPIDLIATRRPNDDPGTQVYYRLWPVQGVIVHKTHITYPLSAAKMARVKSLFYNGNWQVHALPGYGPQSRANPFATFEAIPAQARYQFMLDNAEYFVRTFIRGPVCRGQIATDVIRDNFWALFQAPEHDLYITDPNYRGQATPLLAMPGQNDDVGSVLSLWHDYRNKRNKYEALRRDSYADQPAPSWSTLWAGNDNALLSIFRHFDSASVTKGLIGEVPQTMWLFDYPLLERTYYQLAVNFDVFGNVSHQAQTRLYFDLIRNGAEQNFLRLMPADSREDYLDDWYQSSGQFKMWLDYESIDDDKPTALKLDEKDPKHDFAMQLLARYGDLNARPDPINRCVDAYCSRPNIDPALQNAEQALSRLTARPAAGLKVIDQLPEATMLRIETRSGKREVYSLLRNRAHSNVAFLLGESLRYQPGLDTLTIYPGVLSSYPNFMFNIPADQVPAFVDAMESAKDAPQFEKIVERWGIRRSHPQFWFYFHDLSQYIHETDPVEEGVLDMNRYENL; this is encoded by the coding sequence ATGTCGTACCGCGTCGTCAGCATGGTGTTGCTGTTTTTGAGCTTTGGCGCGGCGGCGCAAAGTCCTGCGATCTCGCCTTCGATTTCTTACACCCGCGACATCCAGCCGATCTTCACCGAGAAGTGCGTGGCCTGCCATGCGTGTTACGACTCTGCCTGTCAGCTGAACCTGGGCAGCGGTGAAGGCGCGGCCCGTGGCGCGAGCAAGATGCCGGTCTACGATGGCGAGCGCACCCAGGCGGCGCCGACCACGCGGCTGTTCTACGACGCTTTTGGCAAACGTGCCTGGCAGCAGAAAGACTTCTATTCGGTACTCGACTCCCAGGGCAGCCAGGCCGCACTGATGGCGCGCATGCTGGAGCTGGGGCACAAAACGCCGCTGACACCCAACGCCAAACTGCCGGAAGACATCGTGTTGGGCCTGCAGCGGGAAAACATGTGCGCGATGCCCGCCGAGTTCGACGGCTATGCCGGCGCCCACCCGAAAGAGGGCATGCCGCTGGCGGTCACCGGCCTGACCGATCAGCAATACCAGACATTGCAGCGCTGGCTGGCGTCCGGCGCGCCGATCGATGAGCAAGGCCTGGCGCCGAGTGCCAAGGAAGCGCTGCAGATCGTGCAGTGGGAAAACCTGCTCAACCAGCCGGGTGCGCGGGAAAGCCTGGTCGGGCGCTGGCTGTTCGAGCACTGGTTCCTGGCGCACATCTACTTCAAGGACGGCGAGCCGGGGCATTTCTTCCAGTGGGTGCGTTCGCGCACGCCGACCGGCCAGCCGATCGATCTGATCGCGACCCGCCGTCCCAATGATGATCCGGGCACCCAGGTCTATTACCGTCTGTGGCCGGTGCAGGGCGTGATCGTGCACAAGACCCACATCACCTATCCGCTGAGCGCCGCGAAGATGGCGCGGGTCAAGAGCCTGTTCTACAACGGCAACTGGCAGGTGCATGCATTGCCGGGCTACGGGCCGCAGAGCCGGGCCAATCCGTTCGCCACCTTCGAGGCGATTCCGGCGCAGGCGCGGTATCAGTTCATGCTCGATAACGCCGAATACTTCGTGCGTACCTTCATTCGCGGCCCGGTGTGCCGTGGGCAGATCGCGACCGACGTGATCCGTGACAACTTCTGGGCGCTGTTCCAGGCGCCTGAACATGACCTGTACATCACCGACCCGAACTATCGCGGCCAGGCCACGCCGTTGCTGGCCATGCCGGGGCAGAACGACGATGTCGGCAGTGTCCTGAGCCTGTGGCACGACTACCGCAACAAGCGCAACAAGTACGAAGCCCTGCGCCGGGATAGCTACGCCGACCAACCGGCACCGAGCTGGTCGACCCTGTGGGCGGGCAACGACAATGCGCTGTTGAGCATCTTCCGTCACTTCGACAGCGCCTCGGTGACCAAAGGCCTGATAGGTGAAGTGCCGCAGACCATGTGGCTGTTCGACTATCCGCTGCTGGAACGCACCTATTACCAGTTGGCGGTCAACTTCGACGTGTTCGGCAACGTCTCCCATCAGGCGCAGACCCGCCTGTACTTCGACCTGATCCGCAACGGCGCCGAACAGAACTTCCTGCGTCTGATGCCGGCCGACTCCCGTGAGGATTACCTCGACGATTGGTACCAGAGCAGCGGCCAGTTCAAGATGTGGCTGGATTACGAATCCATCGACGACGACAAGCCGACCGCGCTGAAACTCGACGAAAAAGACCCGAAACACGACTTCGCCATGCAGTTGCTAGCCCGTTACGGCGACCTCAACGCACGGCCCGATCCGATCAACCGCTGCGTGGATGCCTACTGCTCGCGGCCGAACATCGACCCGGCGCTGCAAAATGCCGAACAGGCCCTGAGCCGCCTGACGGCGCGTCCTGCAGCCGGTCTGAAGGTCATCGATCAGTTGCCGGAAGCGACCATGCTGCGCATCGAAACCCGCAGCGGCAAACGCGAGGTCTACAGCCTGCTGCGCAACCGCGCCCACAGCAACGTGGCGTTCCTGCTCGGTGAATCGTTGCGCTACCAGCCGGGGCTCGACACCCTGACCATTTATCCGGGCGTGCTCAGCAGTTATCCGAATTTCATGTTCAACATCCCGGCGGATCAGGTGCCGGCGTTTGTCGATGCCATGGAAAGCGCCAAGGATGCGCCGCAGTTCGAGAAGATCGTCGAACGTTGGGGCATCCGCCGCAGCCATCCGCAGTTCTGGTTCTATTTCCACGATCTGAGCCAGTACATCCACGAAACCGATCCGGTGGAAGAGGGCGTGCTGGACATGAACCGGTACGAGAATCTTTGA
- the metH gene encoding methionine synthase encodes MSDRSVRLQALKQALKERILILDGGMGTMIQSYKLEEQDYRGKRFADWPTDVKGNNDLLVITRPDVIGGIEKAYLDAGADILETNTFNATRISMADYGMEELAYELNVEGARLARKVADAKTAENPDKPRFVAGVLGPTSRTCSLSPDVNNPGYRNVTFDELVENYTEATKGLIEGGADLILIETIFDTLNAKAAIFAVQGVFEELHIELPIMISGTITDASGRTLSGQTTEAFWNSVAHAKPISVGLNCALGARELRPYLEELSDKASTHVSAHPNAGLPNEFGEYDELPVDTAKVIEEFAQSGFLNIVGGCCGTTPGHIEAIAKAVAGYAPRQIPDIPKACRLSGLEPFTIDRSSLFVNVGERTNITGSAKFARLIREDNYTEALEVALQQVEAGAQVIDINMDEGMLDSKKAMVTFLNLIAGEPDISRVPIMIDSSKWDVIEAGLKCIQGKGIVNSISMKEGVEQFIHHAKLCKRYGAAVVVMAFDEAGQADTEARKKEICKRSYDILVNEVGFPPEDIIFDPNIFAVATGIEEHNNYAVDFINACAYIRDELPYALSSGGVSNVSFSFRGNNPVREAIHSVFLLYAIRAGLTMGIVNAGQLEIYDQIPQELRDAVEDVILNRTPEGTDALLAIADKYKGDGSVKEAETEEWRSWDVNKRLEHALVKGITTHIVEDTEESRQSFARPIEVIEGPLMSGMNIVGDLFGAGKMFLPQVVKSARVMKQAVAHLIPFIELEKGDKPEAKGKILMATVKGDVHDIGKNIVGVVLGCNGYDIVDLGVMVPAEKILQVAREEKCDIIGLSGLITPSLDEMVHVAREMQRQDFHLPLMIGGATTSKAHTAVKIEPKYSNDAVVYVTDASRAVGVATQLLSKELKAGFVEKTREEYIDVRERTSNRSARTERLSYAASIAKKPQFDWASYTPVKPTFTGTRVLDNIDLNVLAEYIDWTPFFISWDLAGKFPRILEDEVVGEAATSLYKDAREMLTKLIDEKLISARAVFGFWPANQVHDDDIELYGDDGKPMARLHHLRQQIIKTDGKPNFSLADFVAPKDSEVTDYVGGFITTAGIGAEEVAKAYQDAGDDYNSIMVKALADRLAEACAEWLHQQVRKEHWGYAKDEALDNEALIKEQYSGIRPAPGYPACPDHTEKATLFALLDPEAQEMRAGRSGVFLTEHYAMFPAAAVSGWYFAHPQAQYFAVGKIDKDQVQSYTSRKGQELSLTERWLAPNLGYDN; translated from the coding sequence ATGTCCGATCGCAGCGTCCGCCTTCAAGCTCTCAAGCAAGCCCTCAAAGAGCGCATCCTGATACTCGATGGCGGTATGGGCACGATGATCCAGAGCTACAAGCTCGAAGAGCAGGATTATCGCGGCAAGCGTTTCGCCGACTGGCCGACCGACGTCAAGGGCAACAACGACCTGCTGGTCATTACCCGTCCCGACGTGATCGGCGGCATCGAAAAAGCCTACCTGGATGCCGGCGCCGACATCCTGGAAACCAACACCTTCAACGCCACCCGCATTTCCATGGCTGATTACGGCATGGAAGAGCTGGCCTACGAACTCAACGTAGAAGGCGCACGACTGGCGCGCAAGGTCGCCGACGCCAAGACGGCCGAGAACCCGGACAAGCCGCGTTTCGTCGCCGGCGTCCTCGGCCCTACAAGTCGCACCTGCTCGCTGTCGCCGGACGTCAACAACCCGGGCTATCGCAACGTCACCTTCGATGAGCTGGTGGAGAACTACACCGAGGCCACCAAAGGCCTGATCGAGGGCGGCGCCGACCTGATCCTGATCGAAACCATCTTCGACACCCTCAACGCCAAGGCTGCGATCTTCGCCGTGCAAGGCGTGTTCGAAGAACTGCACATCGAATTGCCGATCATGATTTCCGGCACCATCACCGACGCTTCCGGCCGGACCCTGTCGGGCCAGACCACCGAAGCGTTCTGGAACTCCGTGGCCCACGCCAAGCCGATTTCGGTCGGTCTGAACTGCGCACTCGGCGCCCGTGAACTGCGTCCGTACCTGGAAGAGCTGTCGGACAAGGCCAGCACCCACGTCTCGGCGCACCCGAACGCCGGCCTGCCGAACGAATTCGGCGAGTACGACGAGCTGCCGGTGGACACCGCCAAGGTCATCGAAGAATTCGCCCAGAGCGGTTTCCTCAACATCGTCGGCGGCTGCTGCGGCACCACCCCTGGCCACATCGAAGCCATCGCCAAAGCCGTCGCCGGTTACGCGCCACGGCAGATTCCGGACATTCCCAAGGCCTGCCGCCTGTCGGGTCTGGAGCCGTTCACCATCGATCGCAGTTCGCTGTTCGTCAACGTCGGCGAGCGGACCAACATCACCGGTTCCGCAAAATTCGCCCGTCTGATCCGCGAAGACAACTACACCGAAGCCCTGGAAGTCGCCCTGCAGCAGGTCGAGGCCGGCGCCCAGGTGATCGACATCAACATGGACGAAGGGATGCTCGATTCGAAGAAGGCCATGGTGACCTTCCTCAATCTGATCGCCGGCGAGCCGGACATCTCCCGCGTACCGATCATGATCGACTCCTCGAAATGGGACGTGATCGAAGCCGGCCTCAAGTGCATTCAGGGCAAGGGCATCGTCAACTCGATCAGCATGAAAGAAGGCGTCGAGCAGTTCATCCACCACGCCAAACTGTGCAAACGCTACGGCGCCGCCGTGGTGGTGATGGCGTTCGACGAAGCCGGCCAGGCCGACACCGAAGCGCGCAAGAAAGAAATCTGCAAACGCTCCTACGACATTCTGGTCAACGAAGTCGGCTTCCCGCCGGAAGACATCATCTTCGACCCGAACATCTTCGCCGTGGCCACCGGTATCGAAGAACACAACAACTACGCTGTGGACTTCATCAACGCCTGTGCCTACATCCGTGACGAACTGCCGTATGCCCTGAGCTCCGGCGGCGTGTCCAACGTGTCGTTCTCGTTCCGCGGCAACAACCCGGTGCGCGAGGCGATCCACTCGGTGTTCCTGCTGTACGCGATCCGCGCCGGCCTGACCATGGGCATCGTCAACGCCGGTCAGCTGGAGATCTACGACCAGATCCCGCAGGAACTGCGCGACGCCGTTGAAGACGTGATCCTCAACCGCACCCCGGAAGGCACCGATGCCCTCCTCGCCATCGCCGACAAGTACAAGGGCGACGGCAGCGTCAAGGAAGCCGAGACCGAAGAATGGCGCAGCTGGGACGTCAACAAGCGTCTGGAGCATGCACTGGTCAAAGGCATCACCACCCACATCGTCGAGGACACCGAAGAGTCCCGTCAGTCCTTCGCTCGCCCGATCGAGGTGATCGAAGGCCCGCTGATGTCCGGCATGAACATCGTCGGTGACCTGTTCGGCGCCGGCAAAATGTTCCTGCCACAGGTGGTGAAATCCGCCCGCGTGATGAAACAGGCCGTGGCTCACCTGATTCCGTTCATCGAACTGGAAAAAGGCGACAAGCCGGAAGCCAAGGGCAAGATCCTGATGGCCACCGTGAAAGGCGACGTGCACGACATCGGCAAGAACATCGTCGGCGTGGTGCTGGGTTGCAACGGCTACGACATCGTCGACCTCGGCGTGATGGTGCCGGCAGAGAAGATCCTGCAGGTGGCCCGCGAAGAGAAATGCGACATCATCGGCCTGTCCGGTCTGATCACGCCGTCGCTGGATGAAATGGTCCACGTGGCCCGCGAAATGCAACGCCAGGACTTCCACCTGCCGCTGATGATCGGCGGCGCGACCACCTCCAAGGCGCACACGGCGGTGAAGATCGAGCCGAAGTACAGCAACGACGCGGTGGTGTATGTCACCGACGCTTCCCGCGCCGTGGGCGTGGCGACGCAGTTGCTGTCCAAGGAGCTGAAAGCAGGTTTCGTCGAGAAGACCCGCGAAGAGTACATCGACGTCCGCGAGCGCACGTCCAATCGCAGCGCCCGTACCGAACGCCTGAGCTACGCCGCCTCGATCGCGAAAAAGCCGCAGTTCGACTGGGCTTCCTATACACCGGTCAAACCGACCTTCACCGGCACCCGTGTGCTGGACAACATCGACCTCAACGTCCTGGCCGAGTACATCGACTGGACGCCGTTCTTCATCTCCTGGGACCTGGCCGGCAAATTCCCGCGCATCCTTGAAGACGAAGTGGTCGGTGAAGCCGCGACTTCGCTGTACAAGGACGCCCGCGAGATGCTGACCAAGCTGATCGACGAGAAGCTGATCAGCGCCCGTGCGGTGTTCGGTTTCTGGCCGGCCAATCAGGTACACGACGACGATATCGAACTGTACGGCGATGACGGCAAGCCAATGGCGCGCCTGCATCACCTGCGCCAGCAGATCATCAAGACTGACGGCAAGCCAAACTTCTCCCTGGCCGACTTCGTTGCACCGAAGGACAGCGAAGTGACCGACTACGTCGGTGGTTTCATCACCACCGCCGGCATCGGTGCCGAAGAAGTGGCCAAGGCCTATCAGGACGCTGGCGACGACTACAACTCGATCATGGTCAAGGCCCTGGCCGACCGTCTGGCCGAGGCCTGCGCCGAATGGTTACACCAGCAGGTACGTAAAGAGCACTGGGGTTATGCCAAGGACGAAGCCCTCGACAACGAGGCGCTGATCAAAGAGCAGTATTCCGGCATTCGCCCTGCCCCGGGCTACCCGGCGTGCCCGGATCACACCGAGAAGGCTACGCTGTTCGCCCTGCTTGACCCGGAAGCCCAGGAAATGCGCGCCGGCCGCAGCGGTGTGTTCCTCACCGAACACTACGCGATGTTCCCGGCGGCAGCGGTCAGCGGCTGGTACTTCGCCCATCCGCAGGCGCAATACTTCGCCGTGGGCAAGATCGACAAGGATCAGGTGCAGAGCTACACCTCGCGCAAAGGCCAGGAACTGAGCCTGACCGAGCGCTGGCTGGCGCCGAACCTGGGTTACGACAACTAA
- a CDS encoding DUF934 domain-containing protein, translated as MQRIIKNNEVVDETWHLLPKDFNIDEISNCDDLIVPLQLWREHARMLKARDGGLGVWLDADEEAEEIGDDVDQFQVIALNFPAFTDGRNYSNARLLRDRYGFKGELRAIGDVLRDQLFYMRRCGFDAFALRADKDPYDALESLKDFSVTYQAATDEPLPLFRRR; from the coding sequence ATGCAGCGAATCATTAAGAACAACGAGGTCGTCGACGAAACCTGGCACCTGCTGCCCAAGGATTTCAACATCGACGAGATCAGCAACTGCGACGACCTGATCGTCCCGTTGCAGCTGTGGCGTGAACACGCCCGCATGCTCAAGGCCCGCGATGGCGGCCTGGGTGTGTGGCTGGACGCCGACGAAGAAGCCGAGGAAATCGGCGACGACGTGGATCAGTTCCAGGTCATCGCCCTGAACTTCCCGGCGTTCACCGATGGCCGCAACTACTCCAACGCCCGCCTGCTGCGTGACCGTTACGGGTTCAAAGGTGAGCTGCGGGCGATTGGCGACGTGCTGCGCGATCAATTGTTCTACATGCGCCGCTGCGGTTTCGATGCCTTCGCCCTGCGCGCAGACAAAGATCCGTACGACGCCCTTGAAAGCCTCAAGGACTTCTCGGTGACCTATCAGGCCGCCACTGACGAACCGCTGCCGCTGTTCCGTCGCCGGTAA